In Labilibaculum sp. DW002, one DNA window encodes the following:
- a CDS encoding DUF4861 domain-containing protein, with translation MIKYSFVVAVMATVLSACSTSTFLELTNEMEQARKDAPVVLTRAEVKKLVGEIPTAKLPVVTDEAGNTIASQLDDLDRDGNWDEMAFVCDFTANEVKKFKVNFIEADKAPKFTMRTNVRLGIGNKEDGFKGVDQAVSPKGFVGIPLSYQAESVSWETDKMGFRDYFDCRNAKDLFGKLTPEMIMDKIGTHESGSYHELSDWGMDVLHVGPSLGSGGLAMFHNDSLYRLGSTDKFEFQLITRGPVRSIFELKSSGWHVDGKTLNAVETITVWAGKYWFQSDVLVSGLSDETELATGIVTSYLKEKKPFSFTANKEFTAVATHDVQSMNNDYLGMGILLPADSKMRTGDAPLLSKKRVKGSRYNMPVGETHFVTQKIKNNQSARHYFFAAWEVENKDWSKQTNFEGLMKSQSEELSLPIRVTVK, from the coding sequence ATGATAAAATATAGTTTTGTTGTTGCTGTAATGGCTACCGTATTAAGTGCATGTAGTACATCAACTTTTCTTGAGTTAACGAACGAAATGGAGCAAGCGAGAAAAGATGCACCAGTAGTTTTAACTAGAGCAGAAGTAAAGAAATTAGTTGGAGAGATACCAACTGCAAAATTACCAGTTGTAACCGATGAAGCAGGAAACACAATTGCAAGTCAGCTTGATGATTTAGATCGTGATGGAAACTGGGATGAAATGGCTTTCGTTTGTGATTTTACTGCAAATGAGGTGAAGAAATTTAAGGTGAATTTTATTGAAGCTGATAAAGCACCAAAATTTACCATGCGTACAAATGTTCGCTTAGGAATTGGAAACAAAGAAGATGGATTTAAAGGAGTTGATCAGGCAGTATCACCAAAGGGTTTTGTTGGAATTCCCTTGAGTTATCAGGCTGAAAGTGTAAGTTGGGAAACTGACAAAATGGGATTTAGAGACTATTTTGATTGTAGAAATGCAAAAGACCTTTTTGGAAAGTTAACGCCTGAAATGATCATGGATAAAATCGGCACCCATGAAAGTGGGAGCTATCATGAGCTTTCTGATTGGGGAATGGATGTACTCCACGTTGGACCTTCTCTTGGTTCTGGTGGTTTAGCCATGTTTCATAATGATTCATTGTATCGTTTAGGATCTACAGATAAATTTGAATTTCAATTGATTACGAGAGGTCCGGTTCGCTCAATATTCGAATTAAAATCTTCGGGTTGGCATGTTGATGGGAAAACTTTAAATGCAGTAGAAACCATAACAGTTTGGGCAGGTAAATATTGGTTTCAAAGCGATGTGCTTGTAAGTGGCTTGAGCGATGAGACGGAGTTGGCTACTGGAATTGTAACAAGTTATTTAAAAGAGAAAAAGCCTTTTTCTTTTACCGCAAACAAAGAATTTACTGCTGTTGCAACTCATGATGTACAATCAATGAATAACGACTATTTGGGAATGGGAATTCTGCTTCCTGCAGATAGTAAAATGAGAACAGGTGATGCTCCTTTGTTGAGTAAGAAAAGAGTGAAAGGATCTCGTTACAATATGCCGGTTGGTGAAACTCATTTTGTAACCCAAAAAATCAAGAATAATCAATCTGCTCGACACTACTTTTTTGCTGCATGGGAAGTTGAGAATAAAGACTGGAGCAAGCAAACGAATTTCGAGGGCTTAATGAAATCACAATCTGAAGAGTTGAGTTTGCCCATTAGAGTGACAGTAAAGTAA
- a CDS encoding gluconate 5-dehydrogenase: MILDSFKLDGKVALVTGATHGIGMAIATALAEAGAQIVVNDISKKNLDRGIADYAKKGIDCKGYIFDVTDETGVIAGVDKIEKEVGPIGILVNNAGIIKRVPMQDMEVKDYRQVIDIDLVGPFIMGKYVGRKMIERREGKIINICSMMSELGRNDVCAYASAKGGLKMLTKNMATEWAKFGIQTNGIGPGYFATSQTEAIRVDGHPFNEFIINRTPAARWGNPEDLAGTAVFLASRASDFVNGHVVYVDGGILATIGKPSNEE, encoded by the coding sequence ATGATTCTTGATTCGTTTAAGTTAGATGGAAAAGTTGCTTTAGTTACCGGAGCAACACATGGTATTGGAATGGCAATAGCAACAGCATTGGCAGAGGCTGGTGCGCAAATTGTTGTGAACGATATTTCCAAAAAAAACCTTGATAGAGGTATTGCTGATTACGCAAAAAAAGGAATTGATTGTAAAGGATATATTTTCGATGTAACAGATGAAACTGGCGTAATTGCCGGTGTTGATAAGATAGAGAAAGAAGTTGGACCAATTGGTATTTTGGTGAATAATGCGGGTATCATCAAACGTGTTCCAATGCAGGATATGGAAGTGAAAGATTACCGCCAGGTGATTGATATCGATTTAGTAGGTCCTTTTATTATGGGGAAATATGTTGGTCGTAAAATGATCGAGCGACGCGAGGGTAAAATCATCAACATTTGCTCAATGATGAGTGAATTAGGACGTAATGATGTTTGTGCCTATGCTTCAGCAAAAGGCGGTTTGAAAATGTTGACAAAGAATATGGCAACAGAGTGGGCTAAATTTGGTATTCAAACTAATGGTATTGGACCAGGTTATTTTGCAACATCTCAAACAGAAGCGATTCGTGTTGATGGACACCCATTCAATGAATTTATTATTAATAGAACGCCTGCCGCTCGCTGGGGCAATCCGGAAGATTTAGCTGGTACTGCTGTATTCCTTGCATCCAGGGCATCAGATTTTGTTAATGGACACGTCGTTTACGTTGATGGAGGTATTTTAGCTACTATCGGTAAACCTTCGAATGAAGAATAG
- the kduI gene encoding 5-dehydro-4-deoxy-D-glucuronate isomerase — translation MSLNYEERYATHPADAKNYDTNRLRDEYLVQNIMEEGNLNLTYSQYDRLIVGGVVPTDKALNLETIDPLKAEFFLERRELGVVNVGGKGSVSVDGEVYELEYKEALYVGKGKKEIVFNSSDASAPAHFYLNSAPAHEIFPTVKISREDAIVIELGEAKNSNRRTLNKLIVSDTIKTNQLQMGMTELHSGSVWNTMPAHTHSRRMEAYFYFEVPGDQAICHFMGDPKETRHIWMANEEAVFSPTWSIHSAAGTSNYTFIWGMGGENLDYGDMDICQANDLR, via the coding sequence ATGAGCCTAAATTACGAAGAGAGATATGCTACTCATCCAGCAGATGCAAAGAATTACGATACGAATCGTTTAAGAGATGAGTATTTGGTGCAGAATATCATGGAAGAGGGAAATCTTAATCTAACCTATTCTCAATACGATAGATTGATTGTAGGAGGTGTTGTACCAACAGATAAGGCTTTAAATCTGGAAACAATTGATCCTCTAAAAGCAGAATTCTTTCTTGAAAGAAGAGAACTTGGTGTTGTAAATGTTGGTGGGAAAGGTAGCGTAAGTGTTGATGGTGAGGTGTACGAATTAGAATACAAAGAAGCACTATACGTAGGAAAAGGAAAAAAAGAAATTGTGTTTAATAGCTCGGATGCTTCTGCTCCAGCACATTTTTATTTGAATTCAGCCCCGGCTCATGAGATATTCCCGACGGTAAAAATTAGCCGTGAGGATGCTATTGTGATTGAATTAGGTGAAGCTAAAAATTCAAATCGTAGAACACTTAATAAGCTTATTGTATCTGATACTATTAAAACAAATCAGTTACAGATGGGAATGACAGAACTGCATTCAGGAAGTGTTTGGAATACAATGCCAGCGCATACACACAGCAGAAGAATGGAAGCTTATTTTTATTTCGAAGTGCCAGGCGATCAGGCAATTTGCCATTTTATGGGAGACCCTAAGGAGACTCGCCATATTTGGATGGCCAATGAAGAAGCTGTTTTTTCTCCAACCTGGTCGATTCATTCGGCAGCAGGAACAAGCAACTATACCTTTATTTGGGGTATGGGTGGTGAGAATTTGGACTATGGAGATATGGATATTTGCCAGGCCAATGATTTGCGTTAA
- a CDS encoding LacI family DNA-binding transcriptional regulator, with protein sequence MKKENNITIHDIAKALNTSGSTVSRALNDNSRISEKTKKAVREMAKKLGYQPNALASNLRTNCTKTIGVIIPRISRYFFSSAITGIEEYAREKGYNVIICQSNDQEEREADCVQTLFASRVDGVISSIALKTNNYDHYKTFTNRNIPLVFFDRVCDELETNKVVVDDFKGGFLAAEHLISKGCKRIAHISGPQHLNLYINRLQGYLKAMRKHNIQINEDQIIESPLSREDGMACAKRLLESSNPPDAIFAANDTTALSIILYAKEKGIRIPEDLAVVGFSNEPFSEFLSPSLTTVEQSGFDVGVKATELLLNIINNKIGNTQETIVLPVNLIERESSNK encoded by the coding sequence ATGAAGAAGGAAAATAACATTACAATTCACGATATAGCCAAAGCATTAAACACTTCTGGATCTACTGTCTCCAGGGCTTTAAACGATAATTCACGCATTAGCGAAAAGACAAAGAAGGCTGTTCGTGAGATGGCTAAAAAGTTAGGGTATCAACCCAATGCTTTAGCTTCAAATTTGCGCACCAATTGCACAAAAACCATTGGTGTGATCATTCCGCGCATCAGTCGCTACTTCTTCTCTTCTGCGATCACTGGTATCGAAGAATATGCACGAGAAAAAGGTTATAATGTTATTATCTGCCAATCAAACGATCAGGAAGAACGAGAAGCAGACTGTGTTCAAACTCTATTTGCATCGCGAGTCGATGGTGTCATCTCATCTATTGCCTTAAAAACAAACAATTACGATCACTATAAAACTTTTACAAACAGAAATATCCCTTTGGTATTTTTTGACAGAGTGTGTGATGAATTGGAAACTAATAAGGTGGTAGTCGATGACTTTAAAGGTGGATTTCTAGCTGCTGAACATCTAATATCAAAAGGATGCAAACGTATTGCACACATCAGTGGCCCACAACACCTAAACCTATACATCAACCGACTTCAAGGCTATCTTAAAGCAATGCGAAAGCACAATATCCAAATCAATGAAGACCAGATTATTGAAAGTCCGCTTAGCAGGGAAGATGGCATGGCATGTGCTAAAAGGTTACTTGAATCTTCTAATCCTCCTGATGCAATCTTTGCTGCCAATGATACAACTGCCTTAAGCATTATACTCTATGCTAAAGAAAAAGGAATTAGGATTCCCGAAGATTTAGCCGTAGTCGGATTCAGTAATGAGCCTTTCTCTGAATTTCTATCTCCATCATTAACAACTGTTGAACAATCTGGTTTTGATGTCGGCGTAAAAGCCACGGAACTTCTTCTTAATATTATAAATAACAAAATAGGGAATACACAAGAAACAATAGTTTTACCCGTTAATTTAATTGAAAGAGAATCAAGCAACAAATAA
- a CDS encoding sulfatase family protein, with protein sequence MNLFTKRNLFYVLISVLLFSVCKNNVQKTKDNSEKPNVVVIYLDDLGYGDVGVYGAKGLETPNIDALAKGGVQFTNGYATSATCTPSRYGLLTGVYPWRNKDAKILPGTAPLLIGTEQMTIPKMMKAEGYQTAVVGKWHLGLGSGVNDWNKQITPGPNEVGFDYAYIMAATQDRVPTVYIDNGFVDGLDPKDPIEINYAENFEGQPTGKDNPELLRMEWHHGHNSSIVNGIPRIGYMKGGESAKWVDEDMADHFLAKAQKYVKEHKEKPFFLYYAMQQPHVPRTPNQRFVGKSSLGPRGDVIVEADWCLGEFMRTLKEEGILDNTLIIFSSDNGPVLNDGYYDDAVEKLGDHKPAGALRGGKYSLFEAGVRVPFITYWKGIIQPKVSDALVCQVDLFTSIAKLVGSDLTVNDSEEILEAFMGTKEQGREDLVIEATTRTAYRKGDWLMIPPYKGDKVLDEVNIEIGNSDEFQLYNLKEDIGQQKNLAASKPDKLKEMLTGFEAIRGIDYKNVEAVELK encoded by the coding sequence ATGAATCTATTTACTAAAAGAAATTTGTTTTATGTGTTGATTTCTGTCCTGCTATTTTCTGTATGCAAAAATAATGTGCAAAAGACAAAGGACAATTCAGAAAAACCTAATGTTGTTGTGATCTATCTCGATGATTTAGGATATGGCGATGTTGGTGTTTACGGAGCGAAAGGATTAGAAACCCCAAACATTGATGCGCTTGCTAAAGGTGGTGTTCAGTTTACAAATGGATATGCTACTTCGGCAACATGTACACCTAGTAGATATGGATTATTAACAGGCGTATATCCTTGGAGAAATAAGGATGCTAAAATTCTCCCAGGAACTGCACCCTTGCTAATTGGAACGGAACAAATGACCATTCCAAAAATGATGAAAGCCGAAGGTTATCAAACTGCAGTTGTTGGTAAATGGCATTTAGGATTAGGATCTGGGGTTAATGATTGGAACAAGCAGATAACTCCTGGTCCAAACGAAGTAGGGTTCGACTATGCTTACATTATGGCAGCGACCCAAGATCGTGTTCCTACTGTTTATATCGATAATGGTTTTGTTGATGGATTAGATCCTAAGGATCCGATTGAAATTAACTACGCTGAGAATTTTGAAGGACAACCAACAGGAAAAGATAATCCTGAGTTGTTGAGAATGGAATGGCATCATGGTCATAACAGCAGTATTGTAAATGGAATTCCACGTATTGGTTATATGAAAGGTGGAGAATCTGCTAAGTGGGTTGATGAGGATATGGCTGATCACTTTTTGGCAAAAGCTCAAAAGTATGTGAAAGAGCATAAAGAGAAACCATTCTTTTTGTACTACGCAATGCAACAACCACATGTGCCTCGTACTCCAAACCAACGTTTTGTTGGAAAGTCGAGTTTAGGACCTAGAGGAGATGTTATTGTTGAAGCAGACTGGTGCTTAGGTGAGTTTATGAGAACATTAAAAGAAGAAGGAATTTTAGATAATACGCTAATTATTTTTTCTAGTGATAATGGTCCTGTATTAAATGATGGATATTATGATGATGCCGTTGAGAAATTAGGAGATCATAAACCGGCAGGAGCCTTAAGAGGAGGAAAGTACAGCTTATTTGAAGCAGGTGTTCGTGTTCCTTTCATTACTTATTGGAAAGGTATAATTCAACCTAAAGTTTCCGATGCATTGGTTTGTCAAGTCGATCTATTTACTTCTATCGCCAAATTAGTTGGAAGTGATCTTACTGTGAATGATAGTGAAGAGATTCTTGAAGCATTTATGGGGACCAAGGAGCAAGGACGTGAGGATTTAGTTATAGAAGCAACAACCAGAACTGCATACAGAAAAGGAGATTGGTTAATGATTCCTCCATACAAGGGAGATAAAGTTCTAGATGAAGTGAATATTGAGATTGGTAATTCTGATGAATTTCAGCTTTACAATTTGAAAGAAGATATAGGCCAGCAGAAAAATTTAGCAGCATCTAAACCTGATAAATTAAAAGAAATGTTGACTGGCTTTGAAGCGATTCGTGGTATAGACTACAAAAATGTAGAAGCCGTAGAATTAAAATAA
- a CDS encoding DUF5060 domain-containing protein has product MTAKFKNLLLLLLLLSVTVANAKIKSTPFSSRKMVEIKKWEVLDIVFTAKSKNPFTTDFYAVFTSPSGKEQKVAGFYNGNKEWLLRFSASEAGKWKYTTSSDIKTLNNKKGTLSIANELAEAKKGGIVIPKEDPQHFYYEDGTPYFLMAFECDWLFALDYHNEKELPKTDHLLNLVKENGMNQVVMNVYSYDVHWKWGKDPLLKEHPEHEFGAPKDIFPFLGNNNKPDFSALNVDFFKKLDRTIDLMNEKEIISHLMIYVWNKDVNWPDMNTDADNMYYDYVVKRYGAFPNIMWDVSKEALFYGRADDEYILERINRLREANTFDRLVTVHDYKFCQRNAKDVDYISRQDWTHLLYRNMLDDHNKYTDKPVFNIEHGGYEESPYVVFSGSYINAEACLRRNYECLFAGVYSTYYWQGTSWNAIIWNPFEQDASFYKPKFEYFKHMTDLMSEYEFTNYEPDPAHNQAGFCLKEKSKDNYLYYVPKETYWYRTEFIFKQNSKPIKCKWFNTLTGEYSKEFSITKKQHFISPWYGEADAIFIQQKD; this is encoded by the coding sequence ATGACTGCTAAGTTTAAAAACCTACTCTTACTACTTTTACTATTATCAGTAACAGTTGCCAATGCAAAAATAAAATCGACTCCATTTTCTTCAAGAAAAATGGTTGAAATTAAAAAATGGGAAGTTTTAGATATTGTTTTTACTGCAAAATCGAAAAATCCTTTCACAACAGATTTTTATGCTGTTTTCACTTCTCCAAGTGGAAAAGAACAAAAAGTAGCTGGTTTTTATAATGGCAACAAAGAATGGTTGCTACGATTTTCTGCGTCGGAAGCTGGAAAATGGAAATACACCACTTCTTCTGACATCAAAACATTGAATAACAAAAAAGGTACACTAAGTATAGCTAATGAATTAGCCGAAGCAAAAAAAGGTGGAATTGTAATTCCGAAGGAAGATCCTCAACATTTTTATTACGAAGATGGAACTCCTTACTTTTTAATGGCATTTGAATGTGATTGGTTGTTTGCCTTGGACTATCACAACGAAAAAGAATTACCAAAAACAGATCATCTTTTAAATTTGGTTAAAGAAAATGGAATGAATCAGGTGGTGATGAATGTCTACTCGTACGATGTTCATTGGAAATGGGGAAAAGATCCTCTTTTAAAAGAACACCCAGAGCATGAATTTGGTGCTCCTAAAGATATCTTTCCTTTTTTAGGGAATAATAACAAGCCTGATTTCTCAGCACTAAATGTAGATTTCTTCAAGAAATTAGACCGAACAATCGATTTGATGAATGAGAAGGAAATCATCTCACATTTAATGATTTACGTTTGGAATAAGGATGTAAACTGGCCTGATATGAATACTGATGCTGACAACATGTATTACGACTATGTTGTGAAGCGTTACGGAGCCTTTCCTAACATTATGTGGGATGTATCAAAAGAAGCCCTTTTCTATGGACGAGCAGATGATGAGTATATTTTGGAACGTATTAACAGATTGAGAGAAGCCAATACCTTTGATCGTTTGGTGACCGTTCACGATTACAAATTCTGTCAGCGTAATGCTAAAGATGTTGATTACATCTCTCGTCAAGATTGGACGCATTTACTTTACAGAAATATGCTTGATGATCACAACAAATATACAGACAAACCAGTTTTCAATATTGAGCATGGCGGGTATGAAGAATCACCATACGTTGTTTTTTCGGGAAGTTATATCAATGCGGAAGCATGTTTACGTCGAAATTACGAATGTCTTTTTGCTGGTGTTTACTCCACTTATTATTGGCAAGGAACATCGTGGAATGCAATTATTTGGAACCCTTTCGAACAAGATGCATCATTTTACAAACCTAAATTTGAATATTTTAAGCACATGACGGACCTCATGTCGGAGTACGAATTTACCAATTACGAGCCCGATCCGGCACATAATCAAGCTGGTTTTTGTTTAAAGGAAAAAAGCAAAGACAATTATTTGTACTATGTACCTAAAGAAACTTATTGGTATCGCACAGAGTTTATTTTTAAGCAAAATTCGAAGCCAATCAAATGCAAATGGTTCAATACGTTAACTGGAGAGTATTCCAAAGAATTTAGCATTACCAAAAAACAACATTTTATTTCTCCTTGGTATGGAGAAGCTGATGCCATTTTCATTCAACAAAAAGACTAA
- a CDS encoding glycosyl hydrolase family 28-related protein: protein MRNLFILFTLIILGSSCQNSEQDKQPKILQDFIQNGSKSILPDFSYAGYEYGEKEIPNSDAIVFDVSEYGAIPNDNIDDTKSIQAAIDAAGANQGGIVFFPPGTFHVNMDTTKLDIIRINYSNIVMRGSGSNSTGTTIFSGSATTQAANNSPWLSPFVFHTGLNLFGTDRFYSIDEEPVFAQLTADLLKGEAILQLEKTDGLKSGNILLIAMSNTTDDGDLMKNLMDPLEYDPFQTSYINAGRDRKSSFQWSVEIDKVINNKEVLLKQPSRRDIKTKFNARVAIMPMLRNIGIENFRFDCAYKGGYGHHKTREHDYGWGAICMHRVSHAWVRNIDINNYTQNTHLVNSRNVTISNISMSGLNGHYGPKMYHSNDNLVQDITINALYTHGPGLEGASFGNVYRNIQLAHPSPIDLHGIGGPDFCPPMYNLYENISNLTKLGGGGATTNIPHAGEYNTFWGLQLASFNDDDFNELFYSWIWRDAKRFNNEFHIDCHKQYLRSIMVGIHNPNKELSIEHKTEDRNDEWIYVEGLNQNMNLPSLYETQLKLRLNK, encoded by the coding sequence ATGCGCAATCTATTTATTCTTTTTACTTTGATAATTTTAGGAAGCTCTTGCCAAAATAGTGAGCAAGACAAACAGCCTAAAATCTTACAAGATTTCATCCAAAATGGCTCAAAAAGCATTCTTCCTGATTTCTCCTACGCTGGATATGAGTATGGTGAAAAAGAAATTCCAAACAGCGATGCAATAGTTTTTGATGTTAGTGAATACGGTGCAATTCCAAATGATAATATCGACGACACAAAAAGCATACAAGCAGCTATAGATGCAGCCGGAGCAAATCAGGGAGGAATCGTATTTTTCCCACCGGGTACTTTCCATGTAAATATGGATACAACGAAACTTGATATTATCCGAATCAACTACAGCAATATCGTAATGCGCGGCTCTGGAAGTAATTCTACAGGAACAACCATATTCAGCGGAAGTGCAACAACACAAGCGGCAAACAATAGCCCTTGGCTATCTCCTTTTGTGTTTCATACTGGTTTAAACCTATTTGGAACCGATCGCTTTTACAGCATAGACGAAGAACCGGTTTTTGCTCAACTCACGGCCGATTTACTAAAAGGTGAAGCTATTTTACAATTAGAAAAAACAGATGGTTTAAAAAGCGGAAACATACTTTTAATTGCCATGAGTAATACTACTGATGATGGTGATTTGATGAAAAATTTAATGGATCCATTGGAATACGATCCTTTTCAAACCAGTTATATAAATGCAGGTCGTGATCGCAAATCTTCATTCCAATGGTCTGTGGAAATAGATAAGGTGATTAACAACAAAGAAGTGCTTCTGAAACAGCCATCTAGAAGAGATATTAAAACCAAATTTAACGCAAGAGTTGCGATTATGCCAATGCTCAGAAATATTGGCATTGAGAACTTCCGTTTTGATTGTGCCTACAAAGGCGGATACGGCCATCACAAAACACGAGAACACGATTACGGCTGGGGAGCCATTTGTATGCATCGAGTATCTCATGCTTGGGTTCGAAATATCGATATCAACAATTACACGCAAAACACACATTTAGTAAACAGCAGAAATGTAACGATAAGCAACATCAGCATGTCTGGATTAAATGGGCATTACGGACCAAAAATGTATCATTCGAACGATAACTTGGTTCAAGACATTACAATTAATGCTCTTTATACTCACGGCCCGGGTTTAGAAGGTGCAAGCTTCGGAAATGTATACCGTAACATACAATTAGCTCATCCTTCTCCTATCGATTTACATGGAATTGGCGGCCCTGACTTTTGCCCTCCGATGTACAATTTGTATGAGAACATTTCAAACCTTACAAAATTAGGCGGTGGCGGTGCTACAACAAACATTCCTCATGCAGGTGAATACAATACTTTTTGGGGATTACAATTGGCTAGCTTTAATGATGATGACTTCAATGAGCTTTTCTATTCTTGGATTTGGAGAGATGCCAAACGCTTTAACAATGAATTCCATATTGATTGCCACAAGCAGTATCTGCGTAGCATCATGGTAGGTATCCATAACCCAAATAAAGAACTTTCGATAGAGCACAAAACAGAAGATCGTAACGATGAATGGATTTATGTTGAAGGATTAAATCAGAATATGAATTTACCTTCTCTTTATGAAACACAGTTAAAACTACGACTGAACAAATAA
- a CDS encoding RagB/SusD family nutrient uptake outer membrane protein produces MRRINIYIAIIATVFFAGCDDYLDKEPFDKLANNVIIDNEDYATSYLLQAYNFLPMGYGDRGTVGHENTGNGWFFNFSTLCDEMRNKSGWIKSEKVYVPGLLNATNNQIDAWEKRYKAIRVCNNLIGAMEEATFGEEADRSLISAEARFVRAFQYFDLTKKYGNVPLIKVAQGINDEDLLVSQTSQSEIFDFIYSELNAIIDILPAHAENTALHYGRATKEAAWALNGRAMLFAGRNAEAAALNQNIIDAGVFSLASDYGAYFESDGGYQSSPETIFEIMFQDPLKVHTYAADAAPVRFGGGSQYNPVQEIVDEYEMANGLAITDPLSGYDEQNPYVGRDKRFYESVLYHGASYKGDVMDMSFTYNAEKEKYDPTGGDAVLKTGLHTASGYYLRKFTHESAPVEERPSTNSWKTFRYGEILLNYAEAKNEVDGPTAEVYAAINEVRDRAEMPAIAAGLSKEAMRSVIRHERHIELAYEGQRYWDLIRWNKSEEVLNDKKFTGMKVYVDKDSGNLRYERFVMRNKKQVFLPKHYLWPIPQKEIDKNPNLIQNTGY; encoded by the coding sequence ATGAGACGAATAAATATATACATAGCAATTATAGCAACAGTTTTCTTTGCAGGTTGTGATGATTATCTGGACAAAGAACCATTTGATAAGTTGGCCAATAATGTAATTATTGACAATGAAGATTATGCAACTTCCTATTTGTTACAGGCTTATAACTTTTTACCAATGGGCTATGGAGATAGAGGAACTGTAGGTCATGAAAATACAGGTAATGGTTGGTTTTTCAACTTCTCTACCTTGTGTGATGAGATGCGTAATAAGTCTGGTTGGATCAAATCTGAAAAAGTTTACGTTCCTGGGCTTTTAAATGCAACAAATAATCAAATTGATGCATGGGAGAAAAGATACAAAGCAATTCGTGTTTGTAATAACTTGATAGGAGCAATGGAAGAAGCTACTTTTGGTGAGGAAGCTGATCGCTCCTTAATTAGTGCTGAAGCTCGTTTTGTAAGAGCATTTCAATATTTCGATTTAACAAAGAAATATGGCAATGTACCATTGATAAAAGTTGCTCAAGGTATAAACGATGAAGATTTATTAGTGAGCCAAACTTCACAAAGTGAAATTTTTGATTTTATTTACAGCGAGTTGAATGCAATAATTGATATTCTTCCAGCGCATGCTGAAAATACTGCATTACATTATGGGCGTGCAACTAAAGAAGCTGCTTGGGCATTAAATGGTAGAGCTATGCTTTTTGCAGGACGTAATGCTGAAGCTGCTGCATTAAACCAGAATATTATAGATGCAGGTGTATTTTCTTTAGCTTCAGATTATGGTGCATATTTTGAATCTGACGGAGGATATCAATCAAGTCCAGAAACAATTTTTGAAATTATGTTTCAGGATCCTTTAAAAGTACATACTTATGCAGCAGATGCTGCTCCAGTTCGTTTTGGTGGAGGATCTCAATACAATCCTGTTCAAGAAATTGTTGATGAATATGAAATGGCGAATGGTTTAGCTATTACTGATCCTTTATCAGGATATGATGAGCAAAATCCATATGTTGGAAGAGACAAACGTTTTTACGAGTCTGTATTATATCATGGAGCATCTTATAAAGGTGATGTAATGGATATGTCATTTACATATAATGCTGAAAAAGAGAAGTATGATCCAACAGGTGGTGATGCAGTTCTAAAAACTGGACTGCACACAGCTTCAGGTTACTATTTGCGTAAATTTACTCATGAATCGGCGCCTGTAGAGGAAAGACCAAGTACGAACAGTTGGAAAACCTTCCGTTATGGAGAGATATTATTGAACTATGCTGAAGCTAAAAATGAAGTTGATGGTCCTACTGCTGAAGTTTATGCAGCCATTAACGAAGTTAGAGATCGTGCTGAAATGCCTGCGATTGCTGCTGGTCTTTCAAAAGAGGCTATGCGATCTGTAATCAGACATGAAAGACATATTGAATTGGCTTACGAAGGACAACGCTACTGGGATTTAATTCGTTGGAATAAATCTGAAGAGGTTTTGAACGATAAAAAATTCACAGGAATGAAGGTTTATGTTGATAAAGATTCAGGAAACCTTAGATATGAAAGATTTGTAATGAGAAATAAGAAGCAAGTGTTTTTACCTAAACATTACTTGTGGCCTATTCCTCAAAAGGAAATCGATAAAAATCCGAATTTAATTCAAAATACAGGATACTAA